DNA from Globicephala melas chromosome 11, mGloMel1.2, whole genome shotgun sequence:
CCCAGCTCTGGATCTGAGGACCAGTTCCTCCCTGTCTggcccccccccacctccccggcTCGGAATGCCCCGCTGGCTTCCCTCCCCACCTAACAGGCTTCTGTGAGAGCTGTGGGGTGGCAGCCGGGCCGGGCACGGCGAGGAGCCTGCAAGAGCGCCCTGGCAGCCCCGCGGGCCCCAGAGTCCAGGTCGCTGGCTGTGCCCACACCAGCTGACAGCCCTGGATCCGGGGAGCCTGGCCGCTGGCCCCCCAGTCATGAGTGTGTTGGAGCTGGTGCCCTCGGTGCCCTCCTGAGAAAGAAGGTGGGCAGTGGAGGGGGAGCGCGGCCTGGCCCTCAGCCCCCCAGGGCCCCGGGCTTTATTCGGACCTGTCCCCACTTTCAGCTCATCACATCCATGATTATGAACATCAGTCCCCGCATCCTACCTTCCGAGGGCCTACTACGTGCCGAGCACTATTCCGGTCCCTAAAAATAATGCCTGTGGTCACCGTCGCTCCACCACCACGTGCCAGCCAGCCACACCTGCTCTCCGCTAACCCTTACGAACATCCCTGTGAGACAGGCCTTCTTATCCCCATGTCACAGATGCAGGAACGGAAGCTGCAGGAGGGGAATGCTGCCCGGGATAACAGAGCGTGAGGGGCAGACAGGACAGCGCACAGGAACCACGGTTCTTTCCACGGCCGTCCCCTCTGCTCCGACGGGGCCTCGCAGCAGGTACGCCGGGCTCCCAGTGCAGAGGGGCACCCCGGCCCCGGTATCCCCGCACAGCCTTCGCGTCAACACCTtctgctccttttcctttttattagaaAACAGATCAAGAAAATATACACACTTCAGCCCATCCGCCAGAGTGGGCTTTGCGGGGGGCGGGCGGAGGCTAAGGGGGATCAGAGCAGTCCTGGGGGCCCAGGCCGCAGGGAGCTGCCCTCGGCCAGCCTagccaggcctggccctgggATGTCAGAGTCGGGGCCGAGTCGCCGAgcaaggggagggcagggggagggggaggtggccCCCAGCTGAAGCAGAGGTGGCCGCAGGCAAGTGGGGGACAGAGGGCGGGACAGGGCCTGCACGGGGCCGCTGCCCACGCACGGGCCTGACCCCCTGTCCTCCTGGCCGGGGGCTCTGCACTCCCCAGCCGGCCCTCCACAGGCCCCCAGGCCCTCCCGCCCTCCCGGGGCAGCCAGGCTAGGTGTTGATGGCCTTCCAGCGCTCACTGTCCGTGCTGTTGACGCTGCCCGTGTGGCAAGGCATGGAAGCCACATCGTCCAGGTAGGCCACCCCCCCGGCCGCGTCGAACTGCGTGCTGGCGGCCACCGCCGCCTCTAGGCCTTCCCGCCGGGCCACCGCATAGGGCTGGGGCAGGTGCACGTCTGGTTCCTCGGTCTCGTCCACTTGGCATTTGTAGGAGAAGAGGATCTTGGGCTCCGAGCTGGCAGGGGAGAAGAGAGGCAGGGGAGCCTCACCGTGGGTCAGGAAAGGCCTTCCTCGCTGGGGCTGGGCAATGAAGCATCGGACATGGCAAGAAACGTGCTGACAGCCCCCTAACACCCACCCCGCGAGGCCCCCTTCCTTGCTTTGACGTTGGAGTCCGCTGGGACACCGGTATTAAAAGCGGTATTATCCTGCTGCTGGCATGGGAGCCTGGCGAGCGCCTGCTTTCTCACCGTAAAATGGGTGGAAGGATTTGGACCCGGGCAAATGATGGGCCTTAAAACAGCACCTGCCCACAGTGTGGGGCAGACGCGGGCCCAGACCCCTGCCCCGCAGCACTAACTACTGCCCACCAGGTGCCCGCCTGTCTTCAGTCCTCTGGGTAACTGTCCAGGGAGAAAGCCTCACTCCCCATTTACAAAAAGgagcctgaggccagggagatgaATCACGTGTGAGGTCATGCACATCAGGGCTGGGAGGATCCAGTCTAGTCCTTCTTGCTCCAGAGCTGAGGCACCCCTGCAGCCCACCCTCAGACCTggcaggcagggaagggggagcTGGGGGCAGAACGCCTGCTTCCACCACGTCTGAGTCACAAAAGTGTACCCCACCCCACATTCACAGACACACTGGACTCCCCCCAACACTGCTCCCCACTCCGGTTGCCCCCAGATGGAACACAAGCTCCGCGAGCTCAGGGGTTTGTGTCTGCTTTGTTCCCTGTTGTGTCGGTGGCTGCAGCAGGTGCTGAGGAATGAGCTGATCTATCcttaaatgaaaaacacagtGCAGATCAGCAGGCACGGCCTGTCTCTCTCGTGAGAAAAGTGCACATCTTTGTGTGTTGTGTACGTAATGTGTTAtgtctgtatttatatatatctgtgtGAACCTATGCGTGCCTGTATGGGTGTGGTAGATGCATGCATGTGCATATAAACGCATATATGTGTACAAGTTTATGTGTGCGCACATGCACGTTACACACGTATACATctgtatacgtgtgtgtatgtttataggGGCGCATGCATATGTGTGCGCGCCCGAGTGTGCACGTATATCCGCACGCACgtgcatgtacacacatgtaCCCTGTCCGCCTCCTCAAGCTCCGGCCCCAGCCTGAGCTGCCCCCCAGCCCCGAGCCCAGAGGCTGGGATGCTGCAGTGGCGGCTGCGCATGCCCAAGAGGCAGAAGGCGTGATCCCGACGGCGGCCACGCGGGGGCGCCCGCAGCCTGGAAGCTGGGGGCGAACAAGCCCAGAGCGCCACCTGGAACCCCGCCCCCCAGtccccctccctgcagcccccgcGGGAGGACTCACCCGAAGAAGCCCCGCAGGAAGGCCACGTAGATGAGGGGCGCGAAGAAGCTGAAGTAGAGGAAGGTGGTGGCGTCCACGCAGCTGGGAGGACGGGCAGGTTAGGGTTGCGGCGGAGCGACCCGgccggcccccgccccctccccgccgccccccgGCCCCCTCCCGGCCACCCCCGGCCCCGGCCGCTTACCAGAGCCCCTCGATGACGTCTGCGCACAGCAGCGcgctccccagcccctgcagcAGGTTGAGCAGCGCCAGGATGCCCGCGTACACGTAGAAGCTCCTTCGTGCTGCAGGGTGGGCGCGCATGAGGTCCTGCCCAGGTGTCGGGACCGGACCGGCTCCCTGCTTCCCACCCACCCAGAGCCGTCCGCTCCAGGCCCCCGCAAGGCCAACAGCCCACCCCGCGCCCAGCCCCGTCCCCAGGCGCTCACAGGGCAGGGAGATGCGCTCCTTCAGCGGGGTCTTGGGGAGCACGACCACCAGCGAGTAGACCTGCGGAGACACTGGCGCTGACCGGGACGCAGGGAGCTCCTGCCCAGTGCTGAGCCCGCTAGCAGGCCGTGCCCGAGGCTCCGGCCACCCCCCAGCTCACCAGGAAGAAGAAGCAGGAGCTGACGAGCCAGAACTGGCGGCCCCCGTGCCCGTAGATGTTGAAGTCCTCAGCCGACAGGTGGGCATCCGGGTACAGGATCTCCAGCGTGCCCTGCAGCGGCGGGCAGGGGAGGGTCTCAGGGGCTCCTGGACCTGGAACGCCCCGTCCCTGGGCTCCCCACCACACCAAGCCCCGCTCTGCCTGGCGCTCCGTCCCCTGCTCTAGCCAGCTCTCCGGCCACGCCCTGCCCCGCAGCTCCAGCCCTCAGAACAGGCCCGGGGAGGGGCAGCCCCCAAGTAAGAAAGGGGTCTCTGGACGCACGGGTCTCAGTGGGATCTACAGACCTGCACTCTCCCTACCCGGACTGCTTGTTGAAACGGTAGGTTCAACCTACTGGATCGGAATTGGAGAGGCCCAGAACCTGCCTTGTTAGCCAGCAGCCCAGGGGATTCCTTAGCTGCATTTAAAGTCTGAGCCACTGCACACTCAACTCTGACTCAGGGCCCGAAGGCAGTGGATGCCCAGCCCCGGTGACCCCCGGggctgccctcccccacctcacctgGGTGACGGAGTAGGCCAGGGCCAGCACCGTGGTGATGGCCAGCACCCGCTTGATGCTCGACTTGCTCTCCAGGTGACCTGGAAGAAACGTGCTGGTCAGTCAGCGGGAGCCAGCCTAGGGAACCACGGTGGGGTCGGCCccagccagggaggggcaggggagcccTGGCCGCAGCAGCACACGCACCAAAGGCGAGGCCCAGGATGACCACGCTCAGCTCGATGGCCAGCAGGAAGAAGCGGGTAATCTCCCACAGGATCTGGACACAGAGCGGGCAGAGCGTCAGCCTGGGGGCCGGCTGCCCCCTCCCAGTGCCCAGCAGCCCTGCCAGCAGGCCCAGCCCCACCTTATCAGCTACAGTCGCAGCATCTGAGGCGCTGACCGTCATGGACACCACGGCCCGGGCGATGCCCACCAGCGCCACCACGAACACCTGGTGAGTGAGAGAGGGGTTGGGAGGTTGGCGTCGGGGGACAAGAGCTCCGGGAATCGCAGGGCCTGCACCCCACACCCCACGTCTGCAGGAGCCCTCAATTCCTCAAGAATGGAAGGATTCCACACTAAACGAGCCGCCTGGGTGGGATGCAGGGAGGCCTGGCCtcccctctgggccttggcttccTGGCTACGCTGACAGCCTGGGAAGGCTTGTTAGGGTGACGTGGTGCAGCCAGCCTGCCGGGTTCTAGTCCCGGACCTGCCGCTCGCTGCCTCTGGGACCTGTCTGTGCTGCACCTCGTCTGCGAAATACAGGGAGACGGCACCCTGGGATCCAGCTGGGACTGTCAGTTTCTCAGTCACTACtaccccgcccccacccaccccaccccgggcTTCTGTGAGCTTAAGTTCAGTTCTCTGACACATATGAACAGAAGAGCCCAGATTTGTACACTCTGTCCTTTGTGCCTTGAAAACCATGTCCCATCTCAGGGAGGGTGACACCACTCAGGGCCATGTGCCCACGGTGTGCGGGCCCCCACGGGGCTGGAGCTCTGCGCAATCTCACTGGGTGCTCACGGGAGCACCGCAAACTAAAGCAGGTCCACGTCACGTCGTGTAGGAGggcactgaggtccagagaggccaAGTTGTTGGCCCACGGTCACTCAGCACAGCTGGGGTTCAGAATGCAGTGGGCCTTTTCCCCAGCCCAGCATCCATTCCCCTTCCCTCTAGTAACCATTCCCCAATTTTCTTCCTGGGACCACCATCCCTCCTCAGTCCATACAGTCTGGCTGAGCTGACCCCACCATCCCAGCTCCAAAGTGTCCCTTTCCCTGCTAGTCACAGAGTCTGGCTCAGGGATGAACAGGGTTTCCAAGGTGGGCCACTCAGAGGGAATTGCAGATCAACACTGCAGCATCAGGAAAGAGGTACCCTTCTGCTGGAGTTGGCAGGGAGGTTAGCTCAGAGCTGCTCTTGGCTACCTCTGATACCTTATGGGGAGAACTCATCTGCGATAAGGCCAGAGGAGAGCAGAGATGCAGACAGAGAGACAGTCCTGCTGACATCAGTTAATGccctggatccagccataccCGAAGCTGGTTCTTCATTACAAAGACAGCTTAAGGCAGTTGgagttgggttttctgtcacCAACTGCAATGAACTCACCAGGATATAGAAGGTGATAAAAATGGGGCTGGAGGTGACTCGAATCTTGGCCCGAGCAAACggaagcttccagagcaggaagatgAAGAACAGCACGTTGGGGACGAGCAGCAAGAGGTCCCAGTACCGGACCCTAGCAGGGGGTGCAGAAGGCGGCTCACTGCTGGGGTTTTGTCTGCAGCCCACCcggcgctctctctctctcctctctctctctctctctctctctctctctctccctctctctctctctctctctcctctctctctctctctctctctctcacacacacacacacacacacacactcacactcacacacacacacccgaccCCGGAAACCCCTCGTCACGCAGCCCGGCACGACTGTGCCGGCCTCACCTAGAGGTGCCGATGTCCTCGTAGAGCAGCAGCAGACAGCGGTGCGGCACACTGATGTTgggcgccgggggcggggcccCGCTGGCCCAGATCTCCTCCTCCGGGGTGTCCATCCCGCCAGCCGCTGGCCCTGGGGGGTGAGAGCCACCACGTGAGCAGCGCAGGGGCTGTGCAGCCCTGGGCCTCTGGTGGGTGGTGGGGGCCAGCAGGTGGGGGGCAGGTGTGGCGCTCCCTCCCGCCCGGGTCGCAACCCAGCCCCTGACAGGGGCCATTCCTCGCTGTCGGCTCTGTGTCGGGGACCGGACGGCGGCAGCAGCACGTCGCAGGGAGCACATGGGCCCGGGCGGCAGCGGGACGTGACAGATGCCAGCGTTTAAAACGATGACTGAACAGACTGGGCTCCTGACCCGGCGCCCCCGTTTCTGGGCCATTCGCGACAGCCCCAGGCGGGAGCAGCCCAAGTGCCCCCGTCAGCAGAACTGACACGGCAGCGGGGCGTCCGCGTGGCCGGTGGAACGCCGGCCAGAAATGAGAGTGACTCCTGCCCTGCGGTGACATGGAGGGCCTGGCAGCCGGGCACTGAGCAGAGCCCGGCCAGCTGTGGGCACGCGGCCTGCCCCTACACGGGCACCAGGAGGGGCGCCCTGTGGAGGGCCGAGGGCGCGGGGCCAGCCCTGGAGACACGACCCGGTGGCGGGCATGCTGGCGTGCTCCAGTGTCGCGGTTCATGGAGCCACGCACCTGTGGTCCGAGCGATTTTCCCTATGGGTTACGCTTCAgtagatttaaagaaatggaaaagatgaaTCGTTTATGCTGAGAGCGCAGGTCTCCCGTTCAGCAAGGAGCAGCGCAGGACACCCCCTGCAGGGCTTGCAGCGAAGCAACAGGATCCCGTGCTCGTGCTGCTTTCACGTCCCTGGACAGCAGGCCTGCAGGGCAGCACCCCGCGGGCCAAGCTGTGGAACGAGCGCTGCTCTGCCGAAAGTGGGGAGATTCCGAAGCGGGAGGGCCGGGACGTAGGGCTCAGGATCCCCATCCTTCTCTCCCACAGGCCACCCAGCGGCTCTGGGATGGCGCCCCCCCGGCAGCCTGAGGATACGGCAAGGACGGGAGGTACTGCAGGCGAGAACGTGTGCCTGACACGGCAGGTCCAAGGAAAGAAGCTGGTTTCCTCCCCGTTCCCGCCCTCTGCACCCTTCCACCGGTGCTGACGCGGCCGAGCACCTGCTCTGAGCCGGCAGGTCCAGGTGCCAGGACGCACCTGCCCTCTTGGGGCCCTCATTCTCGGAGGGGAGGCTGACAGCCAGCACGAATACCATCCTTCAAAAGCAAACCTCTCGTAGAGGTAAGTGCtaagaagaaaacacagtctTGGCCTGTTCAGAGGGCAAAGAGCaggctgggagagagaggagaaagggcaGGGGCCAGGTCAGCCGGGACCACCGGCACGGTGAGCTCACTTTAAATGCAACAGGAGGTGTAGGAAGGCGGGCGACGCGGCCCCGCTCCCACGTGGAGAGGCTGCCGTGGCGGGGCAGGGAGACCGAGGAGTGCCCGGCCAGGCCGGCGAGGACAGTGGCCGAACCGGCGGGGGCAGCGGGGGAGGAGTGGAGGGATCTGGGACCCCTTGGGGAGGGCTGGCCAGCAAGACCCGCAGACAGACGCACGTTGGGGTGAGGGAAGACGGCAGGGCAGGCTGAGGCCGGGGCTCTGGCCCGAGCCTCGGGGCGCCCAGCCCCGTGTCCCAGTGACACTGCCCCTCTGCCTCGCTAACAAGGTGCCCCGCCGTTGCAGGACCCTCCTTGATGCCCTGCGTTCAGGACAGGGGCCCCTTGCCGGAGCCAGAAGCTGAGCCTCGGCTGCTGTAAGCCAGAGGTTTCGGAGTGGGGGTGGTGTGGCGCAGCGCGGGGCACCTGAGCAGGGCGCAGGGTGCCCATGTGACACAGGGTCGGGGCCCAGGGCTGCCTGACGTCCTGCAGGGACCCCACACGGCAGAGAAGCCCGTGGGGATGAATGGGGACAGAAGCAGGAGGGCCGGATAGAGCGGGGAGGGGGGGCGGTCAGAGGGCTTCTCTTGGCCTTGCCTGTCCAGCACCCTATTTTCCCGTGGGGGCACCTCAGCACCCCAGTCCCCATCCACAGGGTTTAGGTACTGCTGACTCCACCCCTCCACCACTCCAGGGAATGTGCACATTGGAGTCCCACGTGGAAAGAAAGCCAACACAGAGGTGAGACTGATGGAAATAGATCCTGGAGATGGCGCCTTGCAGgagcccctggatccagccacACCTGAAGGTAGATGCCCGCACCCCAGGCCGGACCTTTCAGTTACAGAATCCAACAAGCTCCCTTTCCTGCGTAGGCCGGTTTGACTCTGAGTCGCGTAGACCTTGCTTGTGCTTCTGGCTCTGCCAGGTTCTTTCTCCGTGACCTTGGGGGAGTCTTTCCCCTCTCTGGGTGTCAAAGGACAATAACACCGCCCCCCCCAGCAAGGCTGCTGTAAGGATCAAGCAAGACCAGAGAAGTGAATGTCTACAAAAGGTCACACACAGAAAGGTAACTGCTGCTCTTCCTCccggaggagggggtgggggacgtGCAGCAGGGAAGGATCTGGTTCACGGGTCCAAGCGCCACTTGCTACGGAGTCTGAGATGAGGAAGGAGAGCGTCAGCTAAGCCCCCTCCACCAAGCCCTGCTAGCTCTGTAATAACTGCAGAGAAGGCTCACGGAGCCCTGCCACCCTGCAGGGAGGTGCTTATGTCACCCCCTGCACAGAGCCCGGAGCCGGGCAGCGCAGACTCTCTGTCTCCAGAGCGCAGGCCCCCAACCGGCAACTTGCCAGGGGCCCCTCCTGGGG
Protein-coding regions in this window:
- the TPRA1 gene encoding transmembrane protein adipocyte-associated 1, which codes for MAQKRGRRVRSPVCSVIVLNAGICHVPLPPGPMCSLRRAAAAVRSPTQSRQRGMAPVRGWVATRAGGSATPAPHLLAPTTHQRPRAAQPLRCSRGGSHPPGPAAGGMDTPEEEIWASGAPPPAPNISVPHRCLLLLYEDIGTSRVRYWDLLLLVPNVLFFIFLLWKLPFARAKIRVTSSPIFITFYILVFVVALVGIARAVVSMTVSASDAATVADKILWEITRFFLLAIELSVVILGLAFGHLESKSSIKRVLAITTVLALAYSVTQGTLEILYPDAHLSAEDFNIYGHGGRQFWLVSSCFFFLVYSLVVVLPKTPLKERISLPSRRSFYVYAGILALLNLLQGLGSALLCADVIEGLCCVDATTFLYFSFFAPLIYVAFLRGFFGSEPKILFSYKCQVDETEEPDVHLPQPYAVARREGLEAAVAASTQFDAAGGVAYLDDVASMPCHTGSVNSTDSERWKAINT